The Methylomonas koyamae genome has a segment encoding these proteins:
- the parC gene encoding DNA topoisomerase IV subunit A has protein sequence MGAQENFEQLPLKDFTEKAYLDYSMYVILDRALPHIGDGLKPVQRRIVYAMSELGLTALAKYKKSARTVGDVLGKYHPHGDSACYEAMVLMAQDFSYRYPLIDGQGNWGSPDDPKSFAAMRYTESRLTAYAQTLLSELGQGTVDWVDNFDGTLQEPSLLPARLPNVLLNGTTGIAVGMATDIPPHNLREVAAAVLQLLDEPETPLEGLLEHIKGPDFPTDAEIVTPAADLQKLYLTGNGSVKMRAKYEIEDGNIVITALPHQVSGAKLLEQIAAQMLAKKLPMIEDLRDESDHENPTRLLIIPKTKRTDFDAVMSHLFATTDLEKNYRVNLNMIGLNGKPQVKNLRQILTEWIAFRTETVRRRLQYRLDKVLARLHILEGLLIAYLNIDEVIAIIRHEDHPKPVLMARFGLTDVQAEAILELKLRHLAKLEEMKIRGEQDELEQERQALEKTLGSAHLLNRLIRKEIERDAEKYGDARRSPIIEREAAQALDTTELIANEPVTVILSQKGWIRAAKGYDIEAEGLSYRAGDGYLSSAKGRTTQPAYVLDSTGRVYTVTTHDLPSARSQGEPLTGRLNPPPGSLFTAVFTGQADDWVLMCSSAGYGFRVQLKELYSKNKAGKAVLTIPEKAKALTPVPIAPERDLLAVATLQGRLLIFPVQDLPELAKGKGNKLIQIPASDLANGKDAVVAATAISAAGELKVISGKRFVTLKKIDIEQYAGSRANRGTALPRGFQKVDALEFGFD, from the coding sequence ATGGGTGCACAAGAAAACTTCGAACAACTTCCGCTAAAAGATTTCACCGAGAAGGCCTACCTCGATTATTCGATGTACGTCATTCTGGACCGGGCCTTGCCGCACATCGGCGACGGCCTCAAACCCGTGCAGCGCCGCATCGTTTATGCGATGTCCGAACTGGGGCTGACCGCGTTAGCCAAATACAAAAAATCCGCGCGCACCGTTGGCGACGTACTGGGTAAATACCATCCGCACGGCGACTCGGCCTGCTACGAAGCCATGGTGCTAATGGCGCAGGATTTCTCCTACCGTTATCCCCTGATCGACGGCCAGGGCAACTGGGGCTCGCCAGACGATCCCAAATCGTTCGCGGCGATGCGTTACACCGAATCGCGGCTGACCGCCTACGCCCAAACCCTGCTCAGCGAGCTGGGCCAGGGCACGGTCGATTGGGTGGACAACTTCGACGGCACCTTGCAGGAACCTTCGCTGTTGCCGGCGCGCTTGCCCAATGTACTGCTGAACGGCACCACCGGCATCGCGGTCGGTATGGCCACCGACATTCCACCGCATAATTTGCGCGAGGTCGCCGCCGCCGTGCTGCAACTGCTCGACGAGCCGGAGACGCCGCTGGAAGGCTTGTTGGAACATATCAAGGGGCCAGATTTTCCGACCGACGCCGAAATTGTCACGCCGGCCGCCGATCTGCAAAAGCTGTATCTGACCGGCAACGGCTCGGTGAAAATGCGCGCCAAATACGAAATCGAAGACGGCAACATCGTCATCACCGCGTTGCCGCACCAGGTGTCCGGCGCCAAGTTGTTGGAACAGATTGCGGCGCAAATGCTGGCAAAAAAGTTGCCGATGATCGAGGACTTGCGCGACGAGTCCGACCACGAAAACCCGACTCGCTTGCTGATCATTCCAAAAACCAAGCGCACCGATTTCGATGCGGTGATGTCGCATTTGTTTGCGACCACCGATCTGGAGAAAAACTACCGAGTCAACCTGAACATGATCGGCCTGAACGGCAAGCCGCAGGTCAAAAACCTCAGACAGATTCTGACGGAATGGATCGCGTTTCGGACCGAAACCGTCCGCCGGCGTCTGCAATACCGTTTGGACAAGGTGCTGGCGCGCTTGCATATCCTGGAAGGCTTGCTGATCGCCTACCTGAACATCGACGAAGTCATCGCCATCATCCGCCACGAAGACCATCCCAAACCGGTGCTGATGGCGCGGTTCGGTTTGACCGACGTGCAGGCCGAAGCCATTCTGGAATTGAAACTGCGGCATCTGGCGAAGTTGGAAGAAATGAAGATTCGCGGCGAGCAGGACGAATTGGAGCAAGAGCGCCAGGCGCTGGAAAAAACGCTGGGGTCGGCGCATTTGTTGAATCGCTTGATCCGTAAAGAAATCGAACGCGACGCCGAGAAATACGGCGACGCCCGCCGCTCGCCGATCATCGAACGCGAGGCGGCGCAAGCGCTGGACACCACCGAACTGATCGCCAACGAACCGGTCACCGTGATCCTGTCGCAAAAGGGCTGGATCAGAGCAGCCAAGGGCTACGACATCGAAGCGGAGGGTTTGAGTTACCGCGCCGGCGACGGCTATCTGTCCTCGGCCAAGGGGCGCACCACGCAACCGGCTTACGTATTGGATTCGACCGGCCGGGTCTATACCGTCACCACTCACGATTTACCGTCGGCGCGCAGCCAGGGCGAACCCTTGACCGGCCGCCTGAATCCGCCGCCCGGCAGCCTGTTTACCGCCGTGTTTACCGGCCAAGCGGACGACTGGGTGTTGATGTGCAGCAGCGCCGGTTACGGCTTTCGGGTACAGTTGAAAGAGCTGTACAGTAAAAATAAGGCTGGCAAAGCGGTGCTGACCATCCCGGAAAAAGCCAAAGCGTTAACGCCGGTGCCGATTGCGCCGGAACGTGACTTGCTGGCAGTGGCGACGTTGCAGGGCCGGCTGCTGATCTTCCCGGTCCAGGATTTACCGGAACTGGCCAAAGGCAAAGGCAACAAGCTGATTCAGATCCCGGCGTCGGACTTGGCTAACGGTAAGGATGCCGTAGTCGCCGCCACGGCTATTTCCGCGGCCGGCGAGCTGAAGGTGATTTCCGGCAAACGTTTCGTCACGTTGAAGAAAATCGATATCGAACAATACGCCGGAAGCCGGGCGAATCGCGGCACCGCGTTGCCGCGAGGCTTCCAAAAAGTCGATGCGCTGGAATTCGGCTTCGACTAG
- a CDS encoding DnaJ C-terminal domain-containing protein has product MQYKDYYQILGVSRDAALADIKKAYRKLARKYHPDISKEPDAEAKMKEINEAYAVLSDTEKRAAYDQLGRGYRSGQEFHPPPNWDAGFEFSSGDAADFGDFFSQLFGRMGARGRGGPFEAHAGGFQAQGEDHHAKVLLDVEDAFRGATRQISLRVPTMDAGGHVTLHTRTLNVKIPKGVYEGQIIRLAGQGAPGIGNGKSGDLLLEVHFNPHPKLRVDGSNLHLTLPVAPWEAALGAVLPINLFDTGLKVRIPEGTQSGQQLRVRGKGIPSATPGDLLLDIQVVLPPANTDKAKELYQTMARELAFDPRATHRS; this is encoded by the coding sequence GTGCAATATAAAGATTATTACCAGATTTTAGGTGTCAGCCGTGATGCGGCATTGGCCGACATCAAAAAGGCTTACCGCAAATTGGCGCGCAAATACCATCCGGATATCTCCAAGGAGCCGGATGCCGAAGCCAAAATGAAGGAAATCAACGAGGCGTACGCGGTGTTGTCCGACACCGAAAAACGTGCGGCGTACGACCAACTTGGCCGCGGCTACCGTTCCGGCCAGGAGTTTCATCCACCGCCGAACTGGGATGCCGGCTTCGAATTCTCCAGCGGAGACGCGGCCGATTTCGGCGATTTTTTTAGTCAGTTGTTCGGGCGGATGGGAGCACGCGGCCGCGGCGGCCCGTTCGAAGCGCACGCCGGCGGGTTCCAGGCTCAAGGCGAGGACCATCATGCCAAAGTGTTGCTGGACGTGGAAGATGCGTTTCGCGGAGCCACCCGCCAGATCAGCCTGCGGGTGCCAACGATGGACGCCGGTGGCCACGTCACGCTACACACCCGTACCTTGAACGTCAAAATCCCCAAGGGCGTCTACGAAGGCCAGATCATTCGCCTGGCCGGCCAAGGGGCACCAGGGATAGGCAACGGCAAATCCGGAGATTTATTGCTGGAAGTGCATTTCAACCCGCACCCGAAACTTCGGGTAGACGGCAGTAATCTGCATCTGACATTACCGGTCGCACCATGGGAAGCGGCACTCGGAGCAGTGTTGCCAATCAATCTGTTCGACACCGGTTTGAAAGTGCGGATTCCGGAAGGCACCCAAAGCGGCCAGCAATTACGGGTGCGCGGCAAGGGCATCCCCAGCGCGACACCTGGCGACTTGCTGCTGGACATCCAAGTGGTACTGCCGCCGGCCAACACCGACAAGGCCAAAGAACTTTACCAAACCATGGCGCGCGAGCTGGCTTTCGATCCGCGCGCAACGCACAGGAGTTAA
- a CDS encoding helix-turn-helix domain-containing protein — protein MSGSLTAIALDAVLEEHGLTLQQLAALCAVDHDWVSRHIEEGLLTPSQHGGEWRFSSATLLRVRRIANIERQFEALPELAALVADMQEEIDDLRRRLRRAGLE, from the coding sequence ATGTCCGGATCGTTGACCGCCATTGCCCTGGACGCCGTGCTCGAGGAACACGGCTTGACTTTGCAGCAACTCGCCGCGCTGTGTGCGGTAGACCACGACTGGGTCAGCCGCCACATTGAAGAAGGCTTGTTAACTCCAAGCCAGCACGGCGGCGAATGGCGTTTTTCCAGCGCCACGCTGCTGCGGGTAAGACGCATCGCCAACATCGAGCGCCAGTTCGAGGCCTTACCCGAACTGGCGGCGCTGGTCGCCGACATGCAGGAAGAAATCGACGACCTGCGCCGCCGCTTGCGTCGCGCCGGCCTGGAATAA
- a CDS encoding zinc metalloprotease HtpX, with the protein MNHAIQHSHRWLNRLQTVLLVGAMLGVCSLAGSLLFGDDGVWMALAAAGFGLLITPGSAWRLTLHFYRARPIYPQEAPALWQMLETLAEPAELPGVPTPYFFPSPVINAFAVGSREQSAIALSDSLLQRLSPRELAGVLAHELSHIANNDLRVMGLADVVSRITAIFASLGQLFLLLSIPAMLFAGVVLEFNWPAILLLLFSPHLALLAQLGLSRTREYDADLNAAILTGDPLGLAQALAHIEQASKGWLAVLLPGWGNPEPSWLRTHPPTAERICRLQALVPAAPSHWLNYAPLLGYSVTPVPRAPRWRIGGLWR; encoded by the coding sequence ATGAACCACGCCATCCAACACAGCCACCGCTGGCTGAACCGACTACAAACCGTGTTATTGGTCGGCGCCATGCTAGGCGTCTGCTCGTTGGCCGGCAGCCTGTTATTTGGCGACGACGGCGTCTGGATGGCGTTGGCCGCGGCCGGCTTCGGCCTGTTGATCACGCCCGGCAGCGCCTGGCGCCTGACTTTGCATTTCTACAGGGCGCGGCCGATCTACCCGCAAGAAGCGCCGGCATTATGGCAAATGTTGGAAACTTTGGCCGAACCCGCCGAATTGCCCGGCGTGCCGACACCCTACTTCTTCCCCAGCCCGGTCATCAACGCCTTTGCGGTGGGCAGCCGCGAGCAATCGGCGATCGCGTTGAGCGACAGCCTATTGCAACGTTTGTCGCCCCGAGAGCTGGCCGGCGTCTTGGCCCACGAACTTTCGCATATTGCCAATAACGATCTACGAGTAATGGGTCTAGCCGACGTAGTCAGTCGCATTACGGCGATATTTGCCAGCCTGGGCCAATTGTTTCTGCTATTGAGCATTCCGGCAATGCTGTTTGCCGGTGTCGTATTGGAATTCAACTGGCCGGCGATACTGCTTTTGCTATTTTCGCCGCACTTGGCTTTGTTGGCGCAATTGGGCTTGTCCAGGACCCGCGAATACGACGCCGATTTGAACGCGGCAATACTGACCGGCGACCCGTTGGGTTTGGCCCAAGCGCTGGCGCACATCGAACAAGCCAGCAAAGGCTGGCTGGCGGTGCTGCTTCCCGGTTGGGGCAACCCGGAACCCTCCTGGCTGCGCACCCATCCGCCGACCGCAGAACGGATTTGCCGCCTACAAGCCTTGGTGCCAGCGGCGCCTAGCCACTGGCTAAATTACGCGCCGCTCTTGGGTTATAGCGTAACCCCGGTGCCACGAGCACCACGCTGGCGAATTGGCGGATTGTGGCGTTAA
- the trxC gene encoding thioredoxin TrxC gives MSESIHLACPHCAAINRLPAARLSQHPKCGQCHLPLFTAHPLELTAANFDKHVRRSDIPLLVDFWAAWCGPCRMMAPAFAQAAGLLEPTMRLGKIDTEAQTDLSEQFQIRSIPTLILFKDGREVARQAGAMTTQDIVRWAKSHA, from the coding sequence ATGAGCGAATCGATTCACCTAGCCTGCCCGCACTGCGCAGCCATCAACCGCCTGCCTGCCGCACGCCTCAGCCAACATCCGAAATGCGGCCAATGCCACCTTCCGCTGTTTACTGCTCATCCGCTGGAATTGACGGCGGCCAATTTCGACAAGCATGTGCGCCGCAGCGATATCCCGTTGCTAGTGGATTTTTGGGCGGCTTGGTGCGGTCCTTGCCGAATGATGGCGCCCGCCTTTGCGCAGGCGGCCGGCTTACTCGAGCCGACGATGCGCTTGGGCAAGATCGACACCGAGGCACAAACCGACTTGAGCGAGCAATTCCAGATCCGCAGCATTCCGACACTGATTCTGTTCAAGGACGGCCGCGAAGTTGCCCGCCAAGCCGGCGCAATGACTACCCAAGACATCGTGCGCTGGGCAAAAAGCCACGCCTGA
- the cysD gene encoding sulfate adenylyltransferase subunit CysD, with amino-acid sequence MTDYKLTHLKQLEAESIHIIREVAAEFEKPVMLYSIGKDSAVMLHLTRKAFFPGKPPFPLLHVDTTWKFREMIEFRDRMAKDLGWDLIVHINQEGVAEGIGPFTHGSKKHTDVMKTDALKQALNKYQFDAAFGGARRDEEKSRAKERVYSFRDKNHRWDPKNQRPELWNIYNGKIDKGESIRVFPLSNWTELDIWQYIHLENIPIVPLYFAKERPVVNKDGMLIMVDDDRMPIGPDDKVEMKMVRFRTLGCYPLTGAVESTATTLPEIIQEMLLTTTSERQGRLIDHDQAGSMEQKKREGYF; translated from the coding sequence ATGACCGATTATAAACTGACCCACCTGAAACAGCTCGAAGCCGAAAGTATCCATATCATCCGCGAAGTGGCCGCGGAATTCGAAAAACCCGTCATGCTGTATTCCATCGGCAAAGACTCGGCAGTGATGTTGCATCTGACCCGCAAAGCTTTTTTCCCCGGCAAACCGCCTTTCCCGCTGCTGCATGTCGATACCACCTGGAAGTTCCGGGAAATGATCGAATTCCGCGACCGGATGGCGAAAGACTTGGGCTGGGATTTGATTGTCCATATCAACCAGGAAGGCGTGGCTGAAGGCATCGGCCCATTCACCCACGGCAGTAAGAAGCACACCGACGTGATGAAAACCGACGCGTTGAAACAAGCCTTGAACAAATACCAGTTCGACGCCGCATTCGGTGGCGCTCGCCGCGACGAGGAAAAATCCCGCGCCAAGGAACGGGTTTACTCGTTCCGCGACAAGAACCACCGCTGGGATCCGAAAAACCAACGCCCGGAGCTTTGGAATATTTACAACGGCAAGATCGACAAAGGCGAGTCGATTCGGGTGTTCCCTTTATCCAACTGGACTGAGTTGGACATCTGGCAATACATCCATCTGGAGAACATTCCGATTGTACCTTTGTACTTTGCCAAAGAACGTCCGGTGGTCAACAAGGACGGCATGCTGATCATGGTCGACGACGACCGGATGCCAATAGGCCCCGACGACAAAGTCGAAATGAAAATGGTGCGCTTCCGTACCTTGGGCTGCTACCCGCTAACCGGCGCCGTCGAATCGACAGCGACCACTTTGCCGGAAATCATTCAGGAAATGTTGCTGACCACCACGTCCGAGCGTCAGGGCCGCTTGATTGACCACGATCAAGCCGGGTCGATGGAGCAGAAGAAGCGGGAAGGTTATTTCTAA
- a CDS encoding DUF4124 domain-containing protein, whose protein sequence is MKKLLWAFMLLYAADSSGGFYKCTDAKGRVVYSDTACDHKADRKIPDLKPLAEVKAEQPAASKLTDKIKGLFQSSPGSESESSQPLSNRTDQTRQKFACDGRVYCSQMTSCEEATFFINHCPDTKMDGNNDGVPCEKQWCR, encoded by the coding sequence ATGAAGAAATTGTTGTGGGCATTTATGCTGTTGTACGCTGCCGATAGTTCGGGTGGTTTTTATAAATGCACCGATGCAAAAGGCCGCGTGGTTTATTCCGATACCGCTTGCGATCACAAAGCCGATCGAAAAATTCCGGATTTGAAGCCGCTTGCGGAAGTAAAAGCCGAACAGCCAGCGGCCTCTAAGCTGACCGATAAGATAAAAGGCCTTTTTCAGAGTAGTCCAGGCTCGGAGTCCGAGTCTTCACAGCCACTGTCGAATCGCACGGATCAGACCCGGCAAAAATTCGCGTGCGATGGCCGAGTGTATTGCTCGCAAATGACTTCTTGCGAAGAAGCCACTTTCTTCATCAATCATTGCCCGGATACCAAAATGGACGGTAATAACGACGGCGTTCCCTGCGAAAAACAGTGGTGCCGATGA
- a CDS encoding type II toxin-antitoxin system death-on-curing family toxin, with product MAKLFFISKSLALQIHSQQIARFGGALGIRDEALLESALGAAQQTWHYSGDIFQTAAQYCYSLANNHPFLDGNKRVAAACMLVFLVANQKQPNLDSDQLYEWVINTATRQVNREDLADFLKQHCA from the coding sequence ATGGCCAAGTTGTTTTTCATCTCGAAATCACTGGCATTGCAGATACATAGTCAGCAGATAGCGCGCTTTGGCGGCGCTTTAGGCATCAGAGATGAAGCTCTGTTGGAATCGGCGCTCGGTGCGGCGCAGCAGACTTGGCATTACAGCGGCGACATTTTTCAGACCGCTGCCCAGTATTGCTATTCGTTGGCCAATAACCATCCGTTTCTGGATGGCAACAAGCGGGTAGCGGCTGCGTGTATGTTGGTGTTTCTGGTCGCCAACCAAAAACAACCGAATTTGGATAGCGACCAACTTTACGAGTGGGTCATTAATACGGCGACCCGGCAAGTCAATCGCGAAGACTTGGCCGACTTTTTAAAACAGCATTGCGCATAA
- the cysN gene encoding sulfate adenylyltransferase subunit CysN gives MSHQSDLIATDINAYLAQHERKELLRFLTCGNVDDGKSTLIGRLLHDSKMIYEDQLAAVQADSVKSGTTGAGKIDLALLVDGLQAEREQGITIDVAYRYFSTSTRKFIIADTPGHEQYTRNMATGASTCDLAVILIDARYGVQTQTKRHSFIASLLGIKHIIVAVNKMDLVGYSQETFEKIRDDYMAFVKNLDLHDIHFIPMSALDGDNVVNPSANMPWFSGLPMMELLNSIEIASDHNFDDARFPVQYVNRPNLDFRGFCGTVASGLFNQGDAITVLPSGKTSTIKSIVTFDGDLQQAFAGMAVTLTLQDEIDISRGDVILGGQQTQPSVADKFKANIVWMTEQTMLPGRQYVIKLATRSVSGSVASIHHRIDVNTLEHHDADELKLNEIGLCTVAVNAPVVFEPYKRNKSTGSFIVIDRLTNVTVGAGMIVGDASKDEWAPVTAEERASRFGQTATIVALSGADAKTMAYHLERRLFDTGHVATVLEQADPALAAAIKHAGLIGLCVGLTANQADLVFDADKQSVDDIYDELKQREVVR, from the coding sequence ATGTCCCACCAATCCGACCTCATCGCCACCGACATTAACGCCTACCTGGCGCAACACGAACGCAAGGAGTTGCTGCGGTTTTTGACCTGCGGCAACGTCGACGACGGCAAAAGCACTTTGATCGGCCGCTTGTTACACGATTCGAAAATGATTTACGAAGACCAGTTGGCCGCCGTGCAAGCCGACAGCGTCAAATCCGGCACCACCGGCGCCGGCAAGATCGACCTGGCGTTGCTGGTCGACGGCTTGCAGGCCGAGCGCGAGCAAGGCATCACCATCGATGTCGCCTACCGCTACTTTTCGACTTCGACCCGCAAATTCATCATCGCCGACACCCCGGGCCACGAGCAATACACCCGTAACATGGCGACCGGCGCTTCGACCTGCGACTTGGCGGTGATTCTGATCGATGCCCGCTACGGCGTGCAGACCCAGACCAAGCGCCACAGCTTCATTGCCTCGTTGCTGGGCATCAAGCACATCATCGTCGCGGTCAATAAAATGGACTTGGTCGGCTACAGCCAGGAGACTTTCGAGAAAATTCGCGACGATTACATGGCTTTCGTCAAAAACCTGGATTTGCACGACATCCACTTCATTCCGATGTCGGCGTTGGACGGCGACAACGTGGTCAACCCCAGCGCCAACATGCCCTGGTTTAGCGGCTTGCCGATGATGGAACTGCTGAACAGCATCGAAATTGCCAGCGACCACAACTTCGACGATGCCCGCTTCCCGGTGCAATACGTCAACCGGCCCAACCTGGATTTTCGCGGCTTCTGCGGCACAGTCGCTTCCGGCCTGTTTAATCAAGGCGACGCGATTACCGTGCTGCCGTCCGGCAAGACCAGCACGATCAAATCCATCGTCACTTTCGACGGCGATTTGCAGCAAGCCTTCGCCGGCATGGCCGTCACTTTAACCTTGCAGGACGAAATCGACATCAGCCGCGGCGACGTGATTCTGGGTGGGCAGCAAACGCAACCCAGCGTCGCCGACAAATTCAAGGCCAATATCGTCTGGATGACCGAACAAACCATGTTGCCCGGCCGCCAATACGTGATCAAATTGGCGACCCGCAGCGTATCGGGCTCGGTCGCGTCGATTCACCACCGCATCGACGTCAACACTCTGGAACACCACGATGCCGACGAATTGAAACTGAACGAAATCGGCCTGTGCACCGTCGCGGTCAACGCCCCGGTGGTATTCGAACCTTACAAACGCAATAAGTCGACCGGCTCGTTCATCGTCATCGACCGGCTGACCAACGTCACCGTCGGCGCCGGCATGATCGTCGGCGATGCCAGCAAGGACGAATGGGCGCCGGTGACCGCCGAAGAACGCGCCAGCCGTTTCGGCCAAACCGCAACCATCGTCGCACTATCCGGCGCCGACGCGAAAACCATGGCTTACCACTTGGAACGCCGCCTGTTCGACACCGGCCATGTCGCAACCGTGCTGGAACAAGCCGATCCTGCGCTGGCCGCAGCGATCAAACACGCCGGTTTGATCGGTTTGTGCGTGGGGCTGACAGCCAACCAAGCCGACCTGGTTTTTGATGCGGATAAACAGTCTGTCGACGACATTTACGACGAACTGAAACAGCGGGAAGTGGTGCGTTAA
- a CDS encoding tetratricopeptide repeat protein translates to MKVQPKQPQPAELQAIHQLFQAGQVPLAEIRAQALAAAYPKSLPALNLLGMCQQAQGKLRDAAASFRKMIALDPNIAEIHFNLGAIYTQLNDAKGAMAAYRKALQIKPDLTVAHFNLGALLQQQSQWQEAAKHYRRAVEQQPGYYQAWANWGAVLQTVGDLKAAEHCYRKALDINADALGYFNLGTNLYDQGSHAQAIEAFKEALRLDPQFADAWNDLGEIYRDQGNMEEAVRCYRAALQANQQHGRANYNLGESYCLGNQFTQAIQYFAASDFADAQERVLLCLYKTSQFDAFKQRLDELVAQGRHNSVLLGSLATHYAINFRQPDTYGYCRNPMEFVQHTRIDELAEPSSALLNKLLDDVKHLVIAERKQGRLYYGMQSAGNLLQRPEASFQQLAKLIRAKVEAYRRHFAGREDALIRLFPQALEFASSWYLRMNQGGYLTSHIHEEGWISGCVYLQLPDKCDNHEGSFEYGTDGDDYPRLHDDFPTQIVDQKVGDLVLFPSSLFHRTIPFNSDQERICIAFDIKPGNSVGSKK, encoded by the coding sequence ATGAAAGTCCAACCTAAACAGCCGCAACCGGCGGAATTGCAGGCCATCCACCAATTGTTTCAAGCCGGGCAAGTGCCGTTGGCGGAAATCCGCGCTCAGGCTTTGGCCGCGGCGTATCCCAAATCGCTGCCGGCACTGAACCTGCTGGGCATGTGCCAGCAAGCACAAGGCAAATTGCGCGACGCGGCCGCCAGCTTCCGCAAGATGATCGCGCTCGATCCCAACATCGCTGAAATCCATTTCAACCTCGGCGCAATTTACACCCAACTCAACGACGCCAAAGGGGCTATGGCCGCCTACCGCAAAGCGCTGCAAATCAAGCCGGACTTGACGGTCGCCCATTTCAACCTCGGCGCGCTGTTGCAACAGCAAAGCCAGTGGCAAGAGGCGGCCAAGCATTACCGGCGGGCGGTGGAACAACAGCCCGGCTACTATCAGGCCTGGGCCAATTGGGGCGCTGTATTGCAAACCGTCGGCGATTTGAAAGCCGCCGAGCACTGTTACCGCAAGGCTTTGGACATCAACGCCGACGCCCTGGGCTATTTCAACCTCGGCACCAATCTTTACGACCAGGGCAGCCACGCCCAAGCTATCGAAGCATTCAAGGAAGCTTTGCGTCTGGACCCGCAATTCGCCGATGCCTGGAACGATCTGGGAGAGATTTACCGCGACCAGGGCAATATGGAAGAAGCGGTGCGCTGTTACCGCGCCGCACTGCAAGCCAATCAACAACACGGCCGCGCCAATTACAACCTGGGCGAGAGTTATTGTTTGGGCAACCAGTTCACGCAAGCGATTCAGTATTTTGCCGCATCGGATTTCGCCGATGCCCAGGAGCGGGTGCTTCTATGTCTGTACAAAACCAGTCAATTCGACGCCTTTAAACAACGCCTGGACGAACTAGTTGCCCAAGGGCGCCACAACTCGGTATTGCTGGGTAGCTTGGCGACCCATTACGCCATCAATTTCCGCCAACCAGACACTTACGGTTACTGCCGCAATCCGATGGAGTTTGTACAGCACACTCGCATCGACGAGCTGGCCGAGCCCAGCAGCGCGCTGCTGAATAAATTACTCGACGACGTCAAACACCTAGTCATTGCCGAGCGTAAACAGGGCCGCTTGTATTACGGCATGCAGTCGGCTGGGAATTTGTTACAGCGCCCCGAAGCGTCGTTTCAACAGCTGGCCAAGTTGATCCGGGCCAAGGTCGAAGCCTACCGGCGACACTTCGCCGGCCGCGAGGATGCGTTGATTCGGTTGTTTCCGCAAGCCCTGGAATTCGCCAGTTCCTGGTATTTGCGGATGAACCAAGGCGGTTATCTGACTTCGCACATCCACGAGGAAGGCTGGATCAGCGGCTGCGTCTACCTGCAACTGCCGGACAAATGCGACAACCACGAAGGCAGCTTCGAATACGGCACGGACGGCGACGACTACCCACGCCTACACGACGATTTCCCCACCCAAATCGTCGACCAAAAAGTCGGCGACCTGGTGCTATTCCCGTCATCATTATTTCATCGGACCATTCCGTTCAATTCCGACCAGGAACGGATTTGTATCGCCTTTGATATCAAACCGGGCAATAGCGTCGGCTCGAAAAAATAA